GATATCATGATCATTGAGGATGAGCCTCTCATCGCCATGGACATCGAACAGATGGTCGAAAGCCTCGGTCACCGGGTGACCGGCATTGCCCGCACCCACAGCGAGGCGATCGAGCTTTACCACAGCGACAAGCCGAAGATGGTTCTGGCCGATATCCAGCTCGCCGACGGCTCGTCAGGTATCGATGCGGTGAACGACATCCTCAAGGATAGCGATATCCCCGTGATCTTCATCACCGCTTTCCCCGAGCGGCTGCTGACAGGTGAACGCCCCGAGCCGACCTTCCTTGTCACCAAGCCGTTCAACGAAGATATGGTCAAGGCCCTGATTAGTCAGGCCCTCTTCTTTGAAAGTACAGGGAGCACCAAATAAATCAAATAAAACATGGAACCATCTCCCCAAGATCAACGTTATATAGGCACTTGGAAAGGAGAAACGACATGCTTTATTATGCTTTGGTATTCTTTATCATCGCCGTTATTGCAGGGGTGCTGGGATTCGGTGGAATTGCAGGGGCTTCGGCAGGTATCGCTCAGATTCTGTTCGTCCTATTCTTTGTATTCCTTGTCCTATCCCTGTTTGCCCATCTGCTCAGAGGGCGATAATCGGCCCCATGGCCAACACTCTCACAAAAGCGGTTCTGCTTCCGGCAGGACCGCTTTTCTTTTGCGTCGAACAGCTCCCCTTTTTCTCAGATATCTTCGCCAGCCACGCGCCCTGACGTCAGGCATAAAAAAAAGCGAAGCCCCGATAAGGACCTCGCATTTTAATCGTCTCGAATGTCAGGGTCAGTGACGGGAGATCCAGCTGTCGATCTCGCGCTCGGCTTCTTCCTGAGCCTTGCCATAGCGCTCCTGAATCTTGCCAGCGAGCTGCTTGCGATTGCCTGCGATGATATCGACATCATCGTTGGTCAGCTTGCCCCACTGTTCCTGAACCTTACCCTTGAGCTGTTCCCAATTGCCTTCAACCTGATTCCAATTCATGATTTTACTCCCTTGCTTGAAGTTTAAGTCAATGATCAGACCCGTTTGAGGTCTTCATTCCTTCAACGTCTGCGTCGGGGAATAGTTCCACAGAAGCAAAAATACCAAGGAACCGCAAAGATACGTACAATCCATGATTTTAATACGGAAAACTTACCTGTTTCACGGAGTGTCATTCGGAATTTTTACAGGCATAAACTCTGAAATGAAGCAGATTTAACATGCCAAGGCGCATTGCCGTCTCTATACTCAGTCCAAGAACAAGACCTCGACACACCGTGGTCGAGATTTGGATATATTTATAAACGCATGCACAGACTGATAGCTCCGATTGTTTTTTCCACGGTCCTCATAATCGGATCAGGGATCACCCTCACACTCTACAACAGCGCCACGGTCAACAAGGACCTCAGAGCCCAGGATCTGGCCGACCAGACTGTTGACAGGATCTCGGGCCGCCTCGACGAGGCAGAAGCCCTGTTGCGTGCAACCAACGCCTTCTTTCAGGCAACCCAGAACCGCATCAACGAGACGCGCTTTCATCAGATCGTCGACGGCATGGACATCAATGTGCGCTATCCCGGCCTGCAGGGCATCGGCTTTGCTGAGTGGATCGAAACCGGTCAGGAAGACGCGCTCAACACCATCCTCCAACTTTATCATGATGTCGACACCAAGGTCTGGCCGGAAACCGACCAGAGCTACCGCACGCCCATCGTCCTGCTTGAACCCATGGACGCCCGCAATCAGGCTGCGATCGCTTACGACATGTTCTCGGAGGAGACCAGACGCAATGCCATCAGAAAGGCCTTTGCCAGCGGCAACGTGACAGCATCAGCACCTGTTATGCTGGTGCAGGAGATCTCATCAATCAAGCAACCGGGATTCTTGCTGTACCTGCCTTATCAGCGCGATGAAAACCCCGAAGACATGCGCGCCCCCTCCAGCTTCACCAAACCGGCAAAGGGGCTTATCTACTCCCCATTCCGCGCCGGTGATCTGTTTGCCAAAGCGCTCGACCAGAGCCCGCACCTACCCGTTGCCATCGAGGCCCATGACGATCAGGATGAGGCGACCATTCTTTACAAGTCCGAGTCTTTCGATGAGGACGACCGCTTTGATGACGCCATGGCACAGACCCGCACTCTCGACGTTGCCGGCAGGACCTGGGTCCTGAACATCCGGATGTTGCGCCGGACGGGCTGGGATGTCGAGCAGATAGCTCCCTATGTG
The sequence above is drawn from the uncultured Cohaesibacter sp. genome and encodes:
- a CDS encoding DUF1328 domain-containing protein; protein product: MLYYALVFFIIAVIAGVLGFGGIAGASAGIAQILFVLFFVFLVLSLFAHLLRGR
- a CDS encoding CsbD family protein — protein: MNWNQVEGNWEQLKGKVQEQWGKLTNDDVDIIAGNRKQLAGKIQERYGKAQEEAEREIDSWISRH
- a CDS encoding CHASE domain-containing protein, producing MHRLIAPIVFSTVLIIGSGITLTLYNSATVNKDLRAQDLADQTVDRISGRLDEAEALLRATNAFFQATQNRINETRFHQIVDGMDINVRYPGLQGIGFAEWIETGQEDALNTILQLYHDVDTKVWPETDQSYRTPIVLLEPMDARNQAAIAYDMFSEETRRNAIRKAFASGNVTASAPVMLVQEISSIKQPGFLLYLPYQRDENPEDMRAPSSFTKPAKGLIYSPFRAGDLFAKALDQSPHLPVAIEAHDDQDEATILYKSESFDEDDRFDDAMAQTRTLDVAGRTWVLNIRMLRRTGWDVEQIAPYVSAGIFLLLATMLAWIIHSQIRAIRTAHTMREMSEKSLSEKDLLLQEMKHRIKNSIARILAMSRQTARHSETIEEFAESFNARLQAMANAQDALTRSHWQRADLFDLIAKELEQVLGENGIKDRIAGPEVDLDETTVQALALTFHELATNALKYSSVASNSKALSVSWNVVIKGKKRILTLLWEEKSEDTIKAPSHKGFGTKLIDANIIGELRGTIERRYEDHGLTIEITIPLASGSKKSRS